Proteins encoded in a region of the Vibrio ponticus genome:
- a CDS encoding GGGtGRT protein has translation MNTPMTESVRHTLNEMQLSSLEEAYQYCTDRGIDPKALVLDTQPIAFESAAEAYTLGAALAIFRGAQTAEQAANIIGEGLQAFTKPGSVAEQRQVGIGHGALAARLLNEQSGCFAFLAGHESFAAAEGAIKIALNVNKSRQSPLKVILNGLGKDAAYLISRINGFTYVRTQFDYQTGELHEVERRRFSNGPRGEILCYGADDVREGVAIMHKEQVDVSITGNSTNPTRFQHPVAGIYKAERNRAGLPYFSVASGGGTGRTLHPDNVAAGPASYGMTDTMGRMHADAQFAGSSSVPAHVAMMGFIGMGNNPMVGATVALAVAVGELSL, from the coding sequence ATGAACACTCCAATGACTGAATCTGTGCGTCACACATTAAACGAGATGCAGCTTTCTTCTCTTGAAGAGGCATACCAATACTGTACTGATCGCGGCATTGACCCTAAAGCACTAGTACTCGACACTCAGCCCATTGCTTTTGAAAGTGCAGCTGAGGCCTACACGCTGGGGGCCGCATTAGCCATTTTCCGCGGGGCACAAACCGCCGAACAAGCGGCGAACATCATCGGTGAAGGACTTCAAGCGTTCACTAAACCTGGCAGCGTCGCTGAACAGCGCCAAGTGGGGATTGGTCACGGTGCATTAGCCGCGCGACTTTTAAATGAACAAAGTGGTTGTTTTGCATTTCTCGCCGGTCATGAATCTTTTGCCGCAGCAGAAGGCGCAATTAAAATTGCCTTAAACGTCAATAAATCACGCCAATCGCCCCTAAAAGTGATCTTAAACGGCTTGGGTAAAGATGCAGCCTATCTGATTTCTCGTATTAACGGTTTTACTTATGTGCGGACTCAATTTGACTATCAGACTGGGGAGCTGCACGAAGTAGAACGCCGCCGTTTCTCCAACGGTCCGCGCGGTGAGATACTTTGCTATGGGGCTGATGATGTACGTGAAGGCGTTGCCATCATGCACAAAGAGCAAGTGGACGTGAGTATCACAGGTAACTCAACCAATCCGACACGCTTTCAACACCCAGTTGCCGGTATCTACAAAGCCGAACGTAACCGCGCAGGTCTACCTTACTTCTCAGTAGCATCAGGCGGTGGTACCGGTCGTACTTTACACCCAGATAACGTTGCGGCAGGTCCAGCTTCTTATGGTATGACTGATACTATGGGGCGCATGCACGCTGACGCACAATTTGCTGGCAGCTCTTCGGTACCGGCACACGTAGCCATGATGGGCTTTATCGGTATGGGTAACAATCCTATGGTAGGCGCAACGGTGGCTTTAGCTGTCGCGGTAGGTGAGCTAAGCCTTTAA
- the chrA gene encoding chromate efflux transporter, which yields MLTIFKTFFWLGWISFGGPAAHIGYFRQTFVEKLKWLDDSEYAQIVALSQFLPGPGSSQVGFALGYKQGGPAGACAAFIGFTLPSVLIMVLLAVVSSQLTETTAFQSIVHGLKLLAVVVVADATWGMYKNFCKNTLSVSLCLVTAIALLTMPSIATQMILLVIAALIGAKYLKGDAPAEPKPFTPSILPLALFAVILLGLPFIAHLAPTLGLFNDFFQAGSLVFGGGHVVLPLLQNIVGDQLSQDAFLTGYAAAQAVPGPMFTFATYIGYELQPNAPITGALVATIAVFLPGFLLLLGVLKNWQSLAQKPQVAGAVSGVNAAVVGLLVSALYQPVFTSAVFNPIDLALVLVGFYLMKQLKLPIIWMVITFILAGLGMGMI from the coding sequence ATGCTCACAATCTTTAAAACCTTTTTCTGGCTTGGTTGGATAAGCTTTGGCGGACCAGCGGCTCACATTGGTTACTTTCGCCAAACCTTTGTTGAAAAACTCAAATGGTTAGACGACAGCGAATACGCACAAATCGTGGCACTGAGCCAATTCTTGCCTGGTCCAGGGTCAAGCCAAGTTGGCTTTGCGCTTGGTTATAAGCAAGGCGGACCAGCTGGAGCTTGCGCGGCATTCATCGGTTTTACTCTCCCTTCCGTGCTCATCATGGTATTGCTCGCGGTAGTATCTAGCCAACTCACTGAGACCACAGCATTTCAAAGTATCGTCCATGGTTTGAAATTGCTAGCTGTGGTAGTGGTCGCTGACGCAACATGGGGAATGTACAAAAATTTCTGCAAAAACACCCTTTCAGTAAGCTTATGTTTGGTTACTGCTATCGCATTGCTGACGATGCCAAGCATTGCCACCCAAATGATCTTGCTCGTGATTGCGGCACTGATTGGCGCGAAATATCTCAAAGGTGATGCCCCTGCTGAACCAAAACCGTTTACACCGAGTATCCTGCCATTGGCGCTATTTGCTGTAATCCTGTTGGGTCTGCCATTTATCGCCCATTTAGCACCAACCCTTGGTCTGTTTAACGACTTCTTCCAAGCGGGCAGCTTAGTGTTTGGCGGCGGTCATGTAGTACTGCCACTACTACAAAACATCGTTGGTGATCAGCTCAGCCAAGATGCTTTCTTAACTGGTTATGCTGCGGCACAAGCCGTACCAGGTCCCATGTTTACCTTTGCAACATACATTGGCTACGAGCTGCAGCCAAACGCACCAATTACTGGCGCTTTAGTTGCCACGATTGCAGTGTTCTTACCTGGTTTCTTGTTACTACTTGGCGTACTAAAAAACTGGCAGTCACTGGCACAAAAACCACAAGTGGCTGGCGCAGTAAGCGGAGTGAATGCTGCTGTGGTGGGGTTACTAGTATCCGCTTTGTACCAACCTGTATTTACTAGTGCGGTATTCAATCCTATTGATCTCGCGTTAGTGCTAGTGGGCTTCTATTTAATGAAACAGCTAAAACTACCAATTATCTGGATGGTGATTACCTTTATCCTTGCGGGTCTTGGCATGGGAATGATTTGA
- the dapD gene encoding 2,3,4,5-tetrahydropyridine-2,6-dicarboxylate N-succinyltransferase has translation MAFFSLAFGTATKNRDGKIIEAFFPNPVLNPTAELVKALAAVAGYEQGNQAIEISAAQSAELAVAFEANGDAANASFAAKAAQSAQPLVLVFLATDEQPQSVAEGFLKLQLISNRLVKPHGTVLDGIFGLLHNIAWTNEGPIDLPELAERQIEARLAGRALSVDCVDKFPKMVDYVVPTGVRIADTSRVRLGAHVGEGTTVMHEGFINFNAGTTGVSMVEGRISAGVVVGNGSDIGGGASIMGTLSGGGKVVVSIGENSLLGANAGLGFPMGDRCTIESGLYVTAGSKVRMLDAQGNEVEVVKARDLANVSDLLFRRNSVTGQIECLANKSAVELNAELHKNN, from the coding sequence ATGGCTTTCTTTTCTCTAGCATTTGGTACTGCAACTAAAAACCGCGATGGCAAAATCATCGAGGCATTTTTTCCAAACCCAGTGCTTAACCCAACAGCTGAACTTGTTAAAGCGCTAGCAGCAGTAGCCGGCTACGAGCAAGGTAACCAAGCAATCGAAATCTCTGCAGCACAAAGTGCCGAGCTAGCTGTTGCATTTGAAGCAAATGGTGATGCAGCAAACGCCTCTTTCGCAGCAAAAGCAGCACAATCAGCACAGCCACTTGTATTGGTTTTCCTAGCTACGGATGAGCAGCCTCAATCAGTCGCTGAAGGCTTCCTTAAACTACAACTGATCTCTAACCGTTTAGTGAAACCTCACGGTACTGTGCTAGATGGTATCTTTGGTCTACTGCACAACATCGCATGGACTAATGAAGGTCCAATCGATCTACCAGAACTGGCAGAGCGCCAAATTGAAGCGCGTCTTGCTGGTCGTGCACTAAGCGTAGATTGTGTCGATAAGTTCCCTAAAATGGTGGACTACGTGGTACCAACTGGCGTGCGTATTGCAGATACTTCTCGCGTTCGTCTTGGCGCGCACGTGGGTGAAGGCACCACTGTTATGCACGAAGGCTTTATCAACTTCAATGCGGGTACTACTGGCGTGAGCATGGTTGAAGGTCGTATTTCAGCGGGTGTAGTCGTTGGTAATGGCTCTGATATCGGCGGTGGCGCTTCTATCATGGGTACGCTATCTGGCGGCGGTAAAGTTGTGGTTTCTATCGGTGAAAACTCACTACTTGGTGCAAACGCAGGTCTTGGCTTCCCAATGGGTGACCGCTGTACTATTGAATCTGGTCTATATGTTACTGCTGGTTCAAAAGTACGTATGCTTGATGCACAAGGCAACGAAGTTGAAGTGGTGAAAGCTCGCGATCTAGCCAACGTCTCAGATCTGCTTTTCCGTCGTAACTCTGTGACTGGTCAAATCGAATGTTTGGCAAACAAGAGCGCGGTTGAACTTAACGCGGAACTGCACAAAAACAACTAA
- a CDS encoding MATE family efflux transporter — protein MSSLPNAIDKRMSILALTWPLFVEIMLRTAINTSDVFMLSGYSDKAVSAVGVITQISFFLIIISSMVSSGTGILIAQYNGSDRHTESSHVAIASIIMSAMVGVFLSLFAVSAAYYLLPYYGLELQVQNYAQEYLLISGSMTFNVTMGIVLTTILRSHGYSRAPMVINLIAGVLNIAGNYVALYQPFGLPVYGVQGVAISTVISQVISTLMLCYKLRNTEIALPFAEWRAIPKVIYQRIVRIGMMNAGEMLSYNLAQLTIIYFVVQMGTASLAAFTYAQNIARVSFAFALAVGQGSQIQAGYFIGRGWIDSILMRVQKYFVVGFIVTNIVTITTFLCSDMIIPLFTDQPEIAALTASLIAGSILLEAGRVFNLIFISALKAAGDIQFPVKMGIVSMWGLGVVFSYLLGVHWGYGVFGAWMAIAMDEWFRGVIMAKRWRSKVWTRYQLT, from the coding sequence ATGTCATCACTACCTAATGCCATTGATAAGCGCATGAGCATCCTCGCGCTTACTTGGCCACTTTTTGTCGAAATCATGCTACGTACAGCAATTAATACCAGTGACGTATTCATGTTAAGTGGCTACTCCGATAAAGCCGTATCGGCGGTAGGTGTGATCACTCAAATCTCATTTTTCCTTATCATTATTTCATCAATGGTGAGTAGTGGTACCGGTATTTTAATTGCGCAGTACAATGGTTCTGATCGCCATACCGAATCCTCGCATGTTGCGATTGCGAGTATCATCATGTCGGCTATGGTTGGCGTTTTCCTCAGCCTGTTTGCTGTTAGTGCCGCTTACTATTTACTGCCTTACTACGGTTTAGAGCTGCAAGTACAAAACTACGCACAAGAGTATCTACTGATCAGTGGCTCAATGACCTTTAACGTCACCATGGGTATTGTCCTCACTACAATACTGCGCAGTCATGGCTACTCGCGAGCCCCAATGGTGATTAACTTAATCGCCGGCGTACTTAACATTGCCGGTAACTACGTCGCACTTTATCAACCTTTTGGTTTACCTGTGTATGGCGTACAAGGCGTGGCTATATCCACGGTTATCAGCCAAGTGATCAGTACTCTGATGCTGTGCTATAAGCTACGTAACACCGAAATTGCGCTACCTTTTGCCGAGTGGCGCGCTATTCCTAAAGTGATTTACCAACGTATCGTGCGCATTGGCATGATGAACGCGGGTGAGATGCTGTCCTACAATCTCGCGCAGTTAACCATCATCTATTTTGTGGTGCAGATGGGCACAGCCTCACTGGCCGCCTTTACTTACGCACAAAACATTGCCCGCGTCTCTTTTGCTTTTGCCCTTGCGGTTGGGCAAGGCAGCCAAATTCAAGCGGGCTACTTTATAGGACGTGGCTGGATAGATTCTATTTTGATGAGAGTGCAAAAATACTTTGTTGTCGGTTTTATTGTTACCAACATCGTCACCATCACCACCTTCCTGTGTAGCGATATGATCATACCGCTATTTACCGATCAGCCAGAGATTGCCGCCTTAACGGCTAGCTTAATCGCAGGTTCAATTCTTCTTGAAGCAGGGCGTGTCTTTAACCTGATCTTTATCTCTGCGCTTAAAGCGGCGGGTGACATTCAGTTCCCAGTCAAAATGGGCATTGTCAGCATGTGGGGACTTGGCGTGGTTTTCAGTTATCTACTTGGGGTACATTGGGGCTATGGTGTTTTCGGCGCATGGATGGCAATTGCCATGGATGAATGGTTCCGCGGTGTGATCATGGCGAAACGCTGGCGCAGTAAAGTCTGGACACGCTATCAGCTAACCTGA
- a CDS encoding gamma-glutamylcyclotransferase family protein → MMQYIFGYGSLMNSASRQLTGQTSEAIPAVAHGLCRYWGKVDDSYILAPLVVTRGDGLVNGVLLQVDDKQLVEFDRRERGYQRIKIEHDKLDSQLSLANGDSVWIYVTDQAMPPCERSPIVQTYVDTVLAGCLEISEQFAEQFVAHTIGWHHPRENDRHQPKYGNLAGVTREHHPVIDKLLASC, encoded by the coding sequence ATGATGCAATATATTTTTGGCTATGGCAGCCTTATGAACTCCGCTTCTCGTCAGCTTACTGGGCAAACCTCAGAGGCGATTCCTGCCGTCGCACATGGGTTATGCCGTTATTGGGGGAAAGTGGATGACAGTTATATTCTGGCACCACTCGTTGTCACCCGAGGTGATGGTCTGGTTAACGGGGTGCTTTTACAAGTCGATGATAAGCAACTCGTCGAGTTTGACCGCCGCGAACGTGGCTACCAGCGCATCAAAATCGAACATGACAAACTAGATAGCCAGCTCTCCCTTGCAAACGGTGATAGCGTCTGGATTTATGTGACTGACCAAGCCATGCCGCCTTGTGAGCGCAGCCCTATCGTGCAAACTTACGTCGATACTGTATTGGCGGGATGCTTAGAAATCTCCGAGCAATTTGCTGAGCAGTTTGTTGCTCACACTATTGGCTGGCATCACCCACGTGAAAACGATCGCCACCAGCCGAAATATGGCAACCTTGCAGGTGTAACACGTGAGCACCATCCAGTTATCGATAAGTTGCTCGCTTCCTGCTAG
- a CDS encoding AMP-binding protein codes for MNQPHELKIKGCTLPPPNEMILKWAAERPNEIYLKQIINRQFVEYTYAEVADKALRLVTALRNLGIQPGDKIALISKNCAEWFICDIAMMLGDYVSVPVFPTAGAETIEHCVTHSGSKVLIGGKLDDAAATEQIIEKLDDLITISLAYDSAPSNCQYQFEALIKDAKPSEERPIHYDDKLMSIVYTSGTSGLPKGAMLTYGAFSWSAQQLINHIGIEEQDRLFSYLPLAHITERVYIFGSSIMGGVQTAFPESLDTFIEDVKMQRPTLFISVPRLWTLFQQRIQDKLPQKKLNFLLKIPFVNSLIKKKLADGLGLDQARVLGCGSAPVSPALLEWYHSVGLNITEAWGMTESFAYSTLNYPFRADKIGTVGNAGPGIELKIADDEEIMVRGKGLFSGYYKNDEATQETFDDQGWLHTGDIGFLDSEGYLTIQGRKKDTFKTAKGKFVAPVPIEKKLFEYSRVEMMCLIGSGLPAPVLLVVPHDFPNFDRERYERTTERVIKRMNQDLESHEQIKGVLMIKDPWSIENGILTPTLKIKRHVLEKQYHDVGANWPKGKLVVWEE; via the coding sequence ATGAATCAGCCGCACGAGTTGAAAATAAAAGGATGCACCTTACCACCACCGAATGAGATGATTTTAAAATGGGCAGCGGAACGCCCTAATGAAATCTATCTCAAGCAAATCATTAATCGCCAGTTTGTCGAATACACCTACGCTGAAGTTGCTGATAAAGCACTACGCTTAGTCACGGCACTACGTAACTTAGGCATTCAGCCCGGTGACAAAATAGCACTGATCTCGAAAAACTGCGCCGAATGGTTTATTTGTGATATTGCCATGATGCTGGGTGACTACGTCAGTGTTCCGGTGTTCCCTACTGCCGGTGCCGAAACTATTGAGCACTGTGTTACTCACAGTGGCAGTAAAGTTCTCATTGGTGGTAAGTTGGATGATGCAGCCGCGACCGAACAAATCATCGAAAAACTGGATGATCTCATCACCATCAGCCTTGCTTATGACAGCGCACCAAGTAATTGTCAGTATCAGTTTGAAGCACTGATTAAAGACGCCAAGCCAAGTGAAGAGCGCCCAATTCATTACGACGATAAGTTAATGTCGATTGTTTACACTTCTGGCACATCAGGCTTGCCGAAAGGGGCAATGCTCACCTATGGTGCATTTTCATGGTCAGCACAGCAATTAATCAATCATATCGGTATTGAAGAGCAAGATCGCCTGTTCTCCTATCTTCCGCTCGCCCACATTACAGAGCGCGTCTATATCTTTGGCTCATCAATTATGGGTGGCGTACAGACTGCATTTCCTGAGTCCCTCGATACCTTTATCGAAGATGTGAAAATGCAACGCCCAACACTATTTATCTCAGTTCCACGCTTATGGACGCTGTTCCAACAACGTATCCAAGATAAGCTACCGCAGAAAAAGCTCAATTTCTTACTTAAGATCCCATTTGTGAACTCATTAATTAAGAAAAAGCTCGCCGATGGTCTGGGGCTTGATCAAGCTCGCGTACTGGGCTGTGGCTCAGCGCCTGTCTCACCAGCTTTGCTCGAGTGGTACCACAGTGTCGGTCTCAACATCACTGAGGCTTGGGGCATGACCGAGTCATTTGCTTACAGCACTCTGAATTACCCATTCCGTGCCGATAAAATCGGTACCGTGGGTAATGCCGGACCAGGTATCGAGCTAAAAATTGCTGATGATGAAGAGATCATGGTACGCGGTAAAGGTTTGTTCTCAGGCTACTACAAAAATGATGAGGCGACCCAAGAAACCTTCGATGACCAAGGTTGGTTACACACCGGCGATATCGGCTTCCTCGATTCTGAAGGCTATCTCACCATTCAAGGACGCAAAAAGGACACCTTTAAAACCGCTAAAGGTAAGTTCGTTGCTCCGGTACCGATTGAGAAAAAACTGTTTGAATACAGTCGCGTAGAAATGATGTGTTTGATTGGCTCTGGTCTGCCAGCACCGGTACTTTTAGTGGTACCACATGATTTCCCCAACTTCGATCGCGAGCGTTATGAGCGTACCACAGAGCGGGTTATCAAACGCATGAATCAAGATCTCGAATCCCATGAGCAGATCAAAGGCGTGCTGATGATCAAAGACCCATGGAGCATCGAAAACGGTATTCTAACTCCAACCCTCAAAATCAAACGTCATGTGTTGGAAAAACAGTACCACGATGTTGGTGCCAACTGGCCAAAAGGCAAGTTGGTAGTTTGGGAAGAATAA
- a CDS encoding LysR family transcriptional regulator, protein MPSAEDLQWRNIDLNLLVTFSYLYRYRSVSTAADKSFVSQSAMSHSLARLRQLFDDPLFVRKGHKMEPTEHAHHIAPIVTQLLDSITHNLLTKEHFSPQKYSGVCRIGLTDYAEFIFAPVIYDQIRQQAPSAQISFINVNRSNYVTLTEQEKLDVVIGSMPILDDEFESQFLYTEKHVCLADSHTLGLAGELSLETFAGIEQALVSPDGSLATQVDKKLAEHGLTRRVTVASRNFLTVRSLLKQRRLIAIVPERMAKAEGFDDSLTTFIPPVPVADFDIAMLWHSSRAGEEKNIWLRALVQDVIVAS, encoded by the coding sequence ATGCCAAGCGCAGAAGATTTACAATGGCGAAATATTGATTTGAATTTGTTGGTGACATTTTCTTATCTCTACCGCTACCGCAGTGTCAGTACCGCCGCAGACAAAAGCTTTGTTAGCCAATCGGCAATGAGCCACAGTTTAGCTCGCTTGCGCCAGTTGTTTGATGACCCGTTATTTGTGCGCAAGGGGCATAAAATGGAACCGACCGAGCATGCACATCACATAGCACCTATTGTTACTCAATTGCTCGACTCAATTACTCACAACCTACTGACGAAAGAACATTTTTCGCCGCAGAAATATTCAGGTGTGTGCCGAATTGGTTTGACTGATTACGCTGAGTTTATTTTTGCGCCTGTGATTTATGACCAAATTCGCCAGCAAGCGCCAAGTGCACAAATCAGCTTTATTAATGTTAATCGCAGTAACTATGTCACCTTAACAGAGCAAGAGAAGCTGGATGTGGTGATCGGCAGTATGCCGATTCTAGATGATGAGTTTGAAAGTCAGTTTCTCTATACCGAAAAGCATGTCTGTTTGGCTGATAGTCATACTCTGGGGCTAGCGGGGGAGTTAAGCTTAGAGACCTTTGCGGGCATTGAGCAGGCGCTGGTTAGCCCGGATGGTAGTCTTGCAACACAGGTGGATAAGAAGTTAGCTGAGCATGGTTTGACGCGCAGAGTGACGGTGGCTTCTCGCAACTTTCTCACCGTGCGAAGTTTGCTCAAACAGCGCCGCTTAATTGCGATTGTGCCGGAAAGAATGGCGAAAGCAGAGGGTTTTGATGACAGCCTAACGACCTTTATCCCACCAGTGCCGGTTGCAGACTTTGATATTGCGATGTTGTGGCATTCTAGCCGAGCGGGAGAGGAAAAGAATATTTGGTTGAGGGCGTTAGTTCAAGACGTCATTGTTGCGAGTTAG
- the mltC gene encoding membrane-bound lytic murein transglycosylase MltC gives MKKLTYLLLLLLSGCSVAPEPEPCYCPSTPPPVVTPPSTSHQENINQLLAYVAKLAKERWGEDEFVEAGKHRYVKYLDGYSTRAHIDFETGKIYVSTISQYQPEQKLQKAIVQTLLMPADPAHAELFSDKEAVLRGKPFLLGQVLDHEGKPIEWEWRANRYADYLMANSLQTKSIKRGQAHYVVINMVSDHLEQREYQYAGLIRDAARRYGLSEDLIYSIIKTESSFNPYAVSHAGAYGLMQVIPKTAGADVFNLVKNKPGIPTKEYLFDPANNIDTGAAYFYILKNRYLKEVKNPTSMHFSMISAYNGGTGGVLSAFDSSDRKRAMVKLNSSTPRQVYDTLTTKHPKGEARRYLQKVLYFQKDFNLGNL, from the coding sequence ATGAAAAAACTGACTTATTTACTACTTTTACTGCTTAGTGGCTGCTCTGTCGCACCTGAACCCGAGCCATGCTACTGCCCTTCAACTCCACCACCGGTTGTGACGCCGCCGTCAACTTCTCACCAAGAGAATATCAATCAGTTGCTTGCCTATGTGGCAAAACTGGCGAAAGAGCGCTGGGGAGAAGATGAGTTTGTCGAAGCTGGTAAACATCGCTACGTAAAATACTTAGACGGTTACTCAACCCGTGCTCATATTGATTTTGAAACCGGTAAGATTTATGTCTCGACGATCTCTCAATATCAGCCTGAGCAGAAGCTACAAAAAGCGATTGTTCAAACATTACTCATGCCCGCAGACCCAGCTCATGCAGAACTGTTTAGCGATAAAGAGGCTGTTTTACGTGGTAAGCCCTTCTTGCTTGGTCAAGTTTTGGACCATGAAGGCAAGCCTATTGAGTGGGAATGGCGCGCAAATCGCTACGCCGATTACTTAATGGCTAACTCGCTACAAACTAAATCAATCAAACGCGGTCAAGCACACTATGTAGTGATTAACATGGTGAGCGACCACCTTGAGCAACGCGAATACCAATACGCAGGCTTAATTCGTGATGCCGCGCGCCGCTATGGTTTGTCTGAAGATCTTATCTACTCAATTATTAAAACTGAGAGTAGCTTTAACCCTTACGCGGTAAGTCATGCTGGGGCATATGGTTTGATGCAAGTGATTCCGAAAACCGCAGGTGCGGATGTATTTAACTTGGTGAAGAACAAACCTGGCATTCCAACTAAGGAGTACCTGTTTGATCCAGCCAACAACATTGATACGGGCGCGGCGTACTTTTACATCCTGAAAAATCGCTACCTCAAAGAAGTTAAAAACCCAACTTCGATGCATTTCAGTATGATTTCAGCCTATAACGGCGGCACTGGCGGCGTGTTATCCGCCTTTGATAGTAGTGACCGTAAACGTGCAATGGTGAAATTAAACAGCTCTACGCCACGACAAGTGTATGACACTTTAACCACTAAGCACCCGAAGGGCGAAGCGCGTCGATACTTACAAAAAGTGCTCTATTTCCAAAAAGATTTTAACTTGGGCAATCTATAA
- a CDS encoding NnrS family protein, with translation MLNITDKRVEEKIPAVLRLGFRPFFLLGALYALIAIPAWIWMFHSGQPQALQVPALWWHVHEMLFGFAMAIVVGFVLTAVQNWTGINGSKSYRLLAIVVLWVTPRLLLWTPAPLWLISIIDALFLALVAYEVAWRVIKAKGYRNLFFVPLFVLAIVANFASYACVKGMPPFSASAVWQAMLWWFTLLLSIMGGRVIPFFTARRFNFDKPQPQIWLEWAANLPLVALFLLSFFPLAMAQLGGYLMVLAGIAQLIRVLRWQPWKTLNEPLVWSLHAAYICIPLSLLARGLWQDAFAAHNMIHLFAIGALSGLILAMIARVTMGHTGRNIYQGPKMGLAFVSLIAAAMVRSFGVAMFPAHMMLMIDISGALWILAFALFIAKFGYMLLTPRVDGHPG, from the coding sequence GTGCTCAACATTACCGACAAACGGGTAGAAGAAAAAATACCCGCAGTTTTACGCCTTGGTTTTCGTCCGTTTTTCTTGCTTGGGGCATTGTATGCCCTGATCGCGATTCCCGCTTGGATATGGATGTTTCATTCAGGTCAACCACAAGCTCTACAAGTGCCGGCATTGTGGTGGCATGTACACGAGATGTTATTTGGTTTTGCCATGGCTATCGTGGTCGGTTTTGTTCTGACCGCGGTACAAAACTGGACTGGAATTAACGGTAGCAAAAGTTATCGACTTTTAGCCATTGTGGTGCTCTGGGTGACACCGCGCTTGCTGCTCTGGACGCCCGCACCACTTTGGCTAATCTCTATTATCGATGCACTATTTTTGGCATTGGTTGCCTATGAAGTGGCGTGGCGAGTGATCAAAGCTAAAGGTTACCGTAACCTATTTTTTGTCCCTCTATTTGTGTTAGCGATTGTGGCGAATTTTGCCAGTTACGCTTGTGTCAAAGGTATGCCGCCATTTTCAGCCTCGGCAGTATGGCAGGCGATGTTATGGTGGTTTACGTTATTGCTCTCGATAATGGGTGGACGTGTGATCCCATTTTTTACCGCAAGGCGCTTTAATTTTGACAAACCTCAGCCCCAAATTTGGCTAGAGTGGGCGGCAAACTTACCTCTAGTTGCGCTGTTTTTGCTCAGTTTCTTTCCTTTGGCAATGGCGCAACTCGGTGGCTATTTAATGGTGTTGGCTGGTATTGCTCAATTGATTCGAGTGTTACGTTGGCAACCATGGAAAACGTTAAACGAGCCTCTCGTTTGGTCCTTGCACGCGGCTTATATCTGTATTCCATTAAGTTTATTGGCGCGTGGCTTGTGGCAAGATGCATTTGCTGCGCACAATATGATCCACCTATTTGCGATTGGTGCACTGAGTGGTTTGATATTGGCGATGATTGCTCGCGTCACAATGGGTCACACTGGTCGTAATATTTATCAAGGACCTAAGATGGGGCTGGCATTTGTAAGTTTGATAGCCGCGGCAATGGTGCGTAGTTTTGGGGTTGCCATGTTCCCTGCCCATATGATGCTGATGATTGATATCAGTGGTGCGCTATGGATACTGGCTTTCGCATTATTTATAGCCAAGTTCGGTTATATGCTGTTGACGCCGCGAGTGGATGGTCACCCTGGATAG
- a CDS encoding iron-sulfur cluster assembly scaffold protein, translated as MQYSHEIQSMCPIQRGDLHASAPIPIEGAMINPKDVIAISGLSHGVGACAPQQGAAKLTLNVKNGIIEEALIETIGCSGMTQSAAMAAEILTGKTILEALNTDLVCDAINVAMREIFLQFVYGRSQSAFSEGGLEIGAALEDLGQTQRSQVGTSYATKAKGVRYMELAEGYVTQLALDDNREVIGYQYLNLGKMMKAINEGTPAAEAAAQATGTYGRFDEAVTTINPRQQ; from the coding sequence ATGCAATACTCACACGAAATTCAGTCAATGTGCCCGATCCAACGCGGCGATCTTCATGCATCTGCGCCAATCCCAATTGAAGGCGCGATGATTAACCCAAAAGACGTGATCGCCATATCTGGTCTTAGCCACGGTGTTGGGGCTTGTGCTCCGCAACAAGGGGCAGCAAAACTCACCTTAAACGTCAAAAACGGCATCATTGAAGAAGCGTTAATTGAAACCATCGGCTGCTCAGGCATGACCCAATCAGCCGCGATGGCCGCTGAAATCCTTACAGGTAAAACCATCCTTGAAGCGCTAAACACCGACCTTGTCTGTGATGCGATCAACGTCGCGATGCGCGAAATCTTCCTCCAATTTGTTTATGGTCGCAGCCAATCGGCGTTCTCAGAAGGCGGTTTAGAAATTGGCGCTGCACTGGAAGATCTTGGTCAAACCCAGCGCAGCCAAGTGGGGACCAGCTATGCGACCAAAGCAAAAGGAGTGCGATACATGGAGCTGGCAGAGGGCTATGTGACTCAATTAGCTCTGGATGACAATCGTGAAGTGATTGGCTACCAATATCTCAATCTCGGCAAAATGATGAAAGCCATTAATGAAGGGACACCTGCCGCAGAGGCAGCCGCTCAAGCTACGGGCACTTACGGCCGTTTTGACGAAGCCGTAACCACCATCAACCCACGCCAACAATAA